Proteins encoded together in one Glandiceps talaboti chromosome 11, keGlaTala1.1, whole genome shotgun sequence window:
- the LOC144441985 gene encoding ATP-binding cassette sub-family C member 4-like, which yields MEEFKTESQKNPGATANHLSWLVFWWLNPLFKYGYSKSLEVEDMYETLPEDSAEKLSNGLEREWKKEVKNENKASLTKAIIRTFGVKFMFLGITVLLKETMKIISALLLAQLIDCFAPDSSKTQTDALLYAAGIAVCSFLFVTVDHPGIFAMQRIGMRMRISCCSLVYRKALKLSHIAMRQTTTGQIVNLLSNDVNKLDELPSFLHYVWIGPLECVAVLVILWRQIGPSCLAGFVVLFILLPFQIIMGKVYSKLRQKTAVQTDQRVRIMNEIISGMRVIKMYTWEKSFSDLIRRVRRRECKYVGKTGKYSAINFGGTECMQLVIMLLICMAISLNGGVLSPKIVFPVYILIYHARIATTIIMTIGVRDLVQALVSTSRIQKFLLLDELDESTVGKDISLRPKASDCEVSARDITGSWDTVSNHPTLKDITFEVKPGQLMAVIGPVGSGKSSLLMTLLGEMPVTNGNVQVKGKVAYASQQPWVFSASLRQNILFGMDYDKKKYDKVIELCALKRDIKVLPDGDLTMVGERGVTLSGGQRARVNLARAVYSDADIFLLDDPLSAVDAAVGRHLFNKCILGHLSSKCCILITHQLQYLRAVGDILILKQGTMVGHGSYDELLASGVDFACLLKRDGDESPQKKLRSSKDSSTDFIKRSKSEVSYSGISASMHSVASIDSELVREAVTKQQEEDRSVGYVEWNVYKSYFKAGCGLCGFIMLVAVYLVTQGMLIMSDFWLSIWATNEERNHAALALAVFSNSTNQVNTIYSEGVDLLDFDTKTSILTYTAMVVGVFIFGLVRAIYLFRVCVTASKNLHNRMFAAIIRTPIYFFDTNPVGRILNRFSRDTGYMDEVLPLTLFNFIQCGFQIPCLVIVVGVINPWMFIPTVPLVILFMYLRKYYLATSREIKRLEGVARSPVFSHLSASLQGLCTIRAFNAETVFVQEFDSHQDLHTEGWFLFLACSRWFSMRIDFLCACFTTAVAFSCVLAEDRINGGLVGLSLTYSLTLMGLVQWWTLRSAEVENQMTSVERVLSYSNIPPEAPLETDTKPDPCWPKNGAITMEGAHFKYCEDMQYVLEDIYLHITSQEKVGIVGRTGAGKSSLVSMLFRMSEPQGVIMIDDVDICEIGLHDLRSNISIIPQDPVMFIGTLRKNLDPFTEHQDTDLWKVLEQVQLSSAIDELPGGLETEIAESGTNLSVGQRQLVCLARAILRNNKILIIDEATAYVDPRTDTLIQKTIRSRFQHCTVLTIAHRLNTVMDSERILVLDEGRVVEFDEPHLLLQNPDGHLYKFVQQMGERDANNLHSIAFDTYQKCHSDDKICISDAQRSYLQAKDMEELLLESTV from the exons ATGGAGGAATTCAAAACGGAATCACAGAAGAATCCTGGAGCAACAGCAAACCATTTATCATGGCTTGTATTTTG GTGGTTAAATCCTCTTTTCAAGTATGGCTATTCAAAGTCACTGGAAGTCGAAGATATGTATGAAACTTTACCAGAAGATTCCGCTGAAAAACTGTCAAATGGCCTTGAAAG AGAATGGAAAAAGGAggtgaaaaatgaaaataaagcgAGTTTAACAAAGGCTATCATTCGTACATTTGGTGTGAAGTTTATGTTTCTTGGAATAACAGTGCTTTTGAAG GAAACAATGAAAATCATTTCAGCATTACTGCTTGCACAACTAATTGACTGTTTTGCACCAGATTCTTCAAAAACACAAACCGATGCACTACTGTATGCAGCAGGTATTGCCGTGTGTAGCTTTCTTTTTGTTACGGTTGATCATCCTGGCATTTTCGCTATGCAACGTATTGGGATGCGTATGAGAATTTCATGCTGTTCATTGGTGTACAGGAAA GCATTAAAACTGAGCCACATTGCCATGAGACAAACAACAACTGGACAAATAGTAAATCTACTCTCTAATGATGTTAACAAGTTGGATGAG CTCCCCTCGTTCTTACACTACGTGTGGATAGGACCTCTTGAATGTGTTGCTGTACTTGTGATACTGTGGCGGCAGATTGGTCCATCCTGCCTTGCTGGCTTTGTAGTGCTATTCATTTTGTTACCATTCCAGATTATCATGGGCAAAGTATATTCAAAACTTAG ACAGAAGACAGCTGTACAGACAGACCAGAGAGTTAgaattatgaatgaaattatCTCAGGAATGAGGGTTATCAAAATGTACACCTGGGAGAAGTCTTTTAGTGACCTTATACGAAGAGTTCGAAG GAGAGAATGCAAGTACGTTGGTAAAACTGGGAAGTATTCAGCAATTAACTTTGGTGGTACAGAATGCATGCAATTGGTCATTATGCTATTAATTTGTATGGCTATTTCATTAAATGGAGGCGTTCTCTCACCGAAAATAGTTTTCCCAGTGTATATACTTATATACCATGCAAGGATTGCAACTACCATAATAATGACAATTGGAGTACGGGACTTGGTGCAAGCACTAGTTTCTACTTCAAGAATTCAG AAATTCCTTTTACTTGATGAGTTGGATGAGTCAACTGTTGGAAAGGATATCAGTTTACGACCCAAAGCTAGTGATTGTGAAGTGAGTGCTCGTGACATCACAGGAAGTTGGGACACAGTGAGTAATCA TCCGACTTTGAAAGATATCACTTTTGAAGTAAAACCTGGACAACTAATGGCTGTCATTGGTCCAGTCGGCTCAGGAAAG TCATCCCTTCTCATGACTTTACTTGGGGAGATGCCTGTTACAAATGGCAACGTACAGGTCAAAGGTAAAGTAGCTTATGCATCCCAGCAGCCTTGGGTATTCTCAGCATCTCTCagacaaaatatattgtttggTATGGACTATGATAAGAAGAAATATGACAAGGTTATCGAGTTATGTGCGCTTAAAAGG GATATCAAAGTTCTACCAGATGGAGACCTTACCATGGTTGGAGAACGAGGTGTGACTTTAAGTGGAGGTCAAAGAGCAAGGGTCAATCTAGCGAGAGCTGTATATTCAGATGCTGACATTTTTCTCCTTGATGATCCACTCAGTGCTGTAGACGCTGCTGTAGGAAGACATCTTTTTAATAA GTGTATTCTTGGTCACTTGTCCAGTAAATGTTGTATACTAATAACTCATCAACTCCAGTATCTGAGAGCAGTGGGTGATATTCTTATACTGAAACAG GGGACGATGGTGGGGCATGGGTCGTATGATGAATTATTAGCGAGTGGCGTCGATTTTGCATGTTTACTGAAAAGAGATGGAGATGAAAGCCCCCAGAAGAAACTACGCTCTTCAAAAGATTCTTCCACAGATTTTATTAAGAGAAGCAAGTCAGAAGTTAGTTATTCAGGCATAAGCGCTTCTATGCATTCTGTAGCATCAATTGATTCAGAACTGGTAA GGGAGGCTGTTACTAAGCAACAAGAAGAAGATAGATCAGTTGGTTATGTAGAATGGAATGTCTACAAATCCTACTTTAAGGCTGGTTGTGGTTTGTGTGGTTTTATAATGCTTGTAGCTGTTTATCTTGTCACACAG GGAATGTTAATAATGTCAGACTTTTGGTTATCAATATGGGCCACCAATGAAGAAAGAAACCACGCAGCTCTAGCTTTAGCTGTGTTTTCTAACAGTACTAACCAGGTAAAT ACGATTTATTCAGAAGGTGTGGACTTGCTAGACTTCGATACAAAAACCAGTATCTTGACATATACTGCCATGGTCGttggtgtatttatttttggactTGTCAGGGCCATATATTTGTTCAGGGTGTGTGTTACTGCGTCAAAAAACTTACACAACAGAATGTTTGCGGCAATAATCCGAACTCCTATCTACTTTTTTGACACGAATCCAGTCG GTCGAATTTTAAACAGATTCTCTAGAGATACAGGATACATGGATGAAGTGCTGCCGTTGACATTATTCAACTTTATTCAG TGTGGATTTCAAATTCCCTGTCTAGTCATTGTAGTAGGTGTTATAAACCCATGGATGTTTATACCAACCGTACCACTGGTAATACTATTTATGTATCTCAGGAAATATTATCTTGCAACATCAAGAGAAATAAAGAGGTTGGAGGGAGTCG CACGTAGTCCAGTCTTTTCCCATCTATCAGCATCTCTACAAGGACTATGTACCATACGTGCTTTTAACGCAGAAACTGTATTTGTACAAGAATTTGATTCTCACCAAGATCTGCACACTGAAGGATGGTTTCTGTTTTTGGCGTGTAGTCGATGGTTTTCCATGCGTATTGATTTTCTGTGTGCTTGCTTTACGACAGCAGTAGCCTTCTCTTGTGTTTTGGCGGAGGACA GAATAAATGGCGGATTAGTTGGTTTGTCATTAACTTACTCTCTTACGTTGATGGGACTGGTTCAGTGGTGGACACTACGAAGTGCTGAAGTTGAAAATCAG ATGACATCTGTTGAAAGAGTGTTATCTTACAGCAACATTCCTCCTGAAGCTCCATTAGAAACAGATACCAAACCAGACCCATGTTGGCCAAAGAATGGTGCAATTACCATGGAGGGCGCACACTTTAAATATTGTGAAGACATGCAATATGTACTTGAAGATATATATCTGCATATCACATCACAAGAAAAG GTTGGCATTGTAGGAAGAACAGGTGCTGGTAAAAGTTCCCTTGTTTCCATGTTATTTCGTATGTCTGAACCTCAAGGTGTTATAATGATTGATGACGTGGACATCTGTGAAATCGGTTTACACGATTTAAGAAGTAACATATCAATAATTCCACAG GATCCTGTTATGTTCATTGGAACTCTCCGTAAAAACTTGGATCCATTTACTGAACACCAGGACACTGACCTCTGGAAGGTTTTAGAACAG GTGCAATTAAGCAGTGCAATAGATGAATTACCTGGAGGACTGGAAACAGAGATCGCGGAGTCAGGAACAAATCTGAGTGTTGGTCAGAGACAGTTAGTGTGTCTAGCCAGAGCTATTCTACGAAATAATAAAATACTTATCATAGATGAAGCAACAGCTTATGTAGATCCTAG GACAGATACACTGATTCAGAAGACGATACGTAGCCGATTCCAGCATTGTACAGTACTAACCATTGCCCATCGTCTTAACACTGTCATGGACTCAGAGAGAATACTGGTATTAGACGAGGGACGTGTTGTAGAATTTGATGAACCTCACCTACTACTACAGAACCCAGATGgacatttatataaatttgtgcAACAGATGGGTGAACGGGATGCAAATAATCTTCACAGCATTGCCTTTGATACTTATCAAAAGTGTCATTCAGATGATAAAATCTGTATTTCAGATGCTCAGCGATCATATTTACAAGCTAAAGATATGGAAGAGTTGTTGCTAGAATCAACTGTTTAG